The segment CTAAACTGCAAGAAAGAAACAGtgttcacatttttaaaaaaacttgtcTCATGTGTTCTTTACCAAGCTACACATTACAGTTTACTGGCTTGTACAAATTAGTTTCTACAAACGTTAATCTAAAGGAAACTGTTCTTTATGGAAGGAGAAGTGTGGAATTGTCAAGATATCCAAATGAATGTGGAATGGATACAATAACCAAAAAAGGTTAGGCTAGGAATGTTTTTATACCCAATCTGTCCTAAAGAATTATCTGATCATCTTCAGTTAGTAGAGCAAAAGGTTATTTTTGTGCAGAGTAGGATACTGACCTGTTCTGTTTTAACTTCTCCTTTTGTGTTTCCTCCAGACTTTTATGAGGATCCAGTGCTTTTGCTCGGCTGTTCACAGACTTTTGCATAGCttgacatttcattttctgtttctccagcCAATAAATTCCTTCTTTGTCCCCTTCCTTTTTGTTATCTTGGGCATATCTGTATGGAAAAAAAGTTACTGATGAGCCCATGTGGACTGCCCGATGCTAGGTGGGAATTTCAGTTTTGTAGTCCTCCaaggagaaaaagtaaaatttcagcTGTACAAGTGTGCATTTTCCAAAGCAACTGGGAGACAGAGCAACACTTAACAAAGAAAGAAGACAGAGAAACATTTCGGAAATGTATTGTTGATGTAGCTGATGTGATGAGGGaaaacactgggtttttttcctccatattGGTCAGTAGTGGTACAGTCTTGTAGACCAACTTTCTACCTACCTAATAGCTGATTCCCTCTTTCTAGTTGCATCTGTAATATGCACAGGAAGGGTgttggaagagagagaggaaagtcCAGGCAGAGAGTGACTTTTTTGCACTGAAACCTTGGAAAGCTTCTGAGAATcctgaaagaaatgaaactttATTGAGTGTATTTGTTCACAGACAGTTGCTAGTACAGAATCTCCTCTGTTATTTGCCTACCAAAGAGAACAACTGGGCTATGAGAATGCACTCACTCTTCTCTCTTCCATCAGCAGAGATTTACATGTGGATGGGCTAAGGGACAAGGGGAAGGAGACATGATTAGAGCTATGAAAGGGTGACTGAGCCTTAGCTGTCATAGCTCATTTTGTGTAGAATTTTGTTCTCTTGTTTGGCCTAGAATTCTGCAGTACTTTCAATACAGAGGCAGATGTCACAGGATGTTAACCATTAATAATTAAATGCTATAAACTTGAGAAGTTGGTATCTTGATAGGAGAAAGCAGTACCACAGAAATATCCAGCTATCTCACCTTTATCTTTTCATtagcctgcctctgcctggcaTGGAGATTGGAGGTTCTCAGCTTGAATGGCTTATTACGAGTTGGCTCTTTGATTTCTTGTCTCCTTACTGTTTTCCTCTGAAACGCCCAGTAAAGTTCTTCAAAATCTGGTATTGCTGGATTAATCTGTGGTTTGAAGCTGAAACTTGTGTCCTGTAAGAAGCCAAGTTTTTCCTGCTTAGTTCTGGTGGCAGTTCGGGACTGAGGCTCCCTCCGACAGTTGCTGGTGTCTATAGGAGCTACAGAGCTCTCCAGCAAATCCTTTGCTCTCATTTGAATGCGGATTTCCCTGTAGAGTTCAGCTTCTAAAGGATCAAAAGGAAAGCAATGAGAACAGTGTGAGTGACATAAAAGGCTGTGAAATTGCCACTGCCCAAGTCTAAACTTTCCATTATTATGGCAGCTACAGATATAGGAGAGACCAAACATCCTGTGCTCTCCTTCCCCACTTTTTCAGCCCCTCTCTTCTCTGCCTCccagggaaaaataattcaaagatGCCAGTAAAACCATGGTAGGGTGTCTTTCTTAGGCATTCATTTCTATATATCTCTTTTACTTATTGGAGCAATAACTGAGCAGGACTTCTCCTATTCTTAAAGGTACCTGGTAACTTGTGTCCTTTGTCTCCTTTGTCTTGCAGAAATGTTAATCTTCCATACTAGTCCCATACTTTTTATATGGGACTTTCAGCCATATTGACTGTGTGATACAAATGTGTCATTCAAGTATACTTGTAACAGATGATGGCTTTTCTATGTAATCTATATTGGAAAAGTTTTTAAGTAAGGAATATTTGATGGATAGATCACGTTTTGTGACTTTTGTGACAAACTTTCATAGAATATGCTTTAGATTATAGCATCAAACTGAAGTCCTTCCCTGTGCAGCactaaatatttataaaaatgcagACAGTAGGCTGagggttggttttttgcttttagggaaaaaaaaaatcaatactgCTGTTTGCAAAATAAGATGGTTTTGAGTTAATTTATAGTTATTCATTGCCTGAAGTATGAAATGTTAATTTGTCCTCCCTTCTCATATGCCAGAtagaaatagaacaatggtttgtcctttgctgctttttacCTTTCTAATCTATTTAGGTtaaaacagaacattttctgATGAAAACTGAACTGGTGTATCCTCAAGAAGAAATcacagaaacaataaaaaaggagaaaagaatgagaaaagcCATGAGAATTATTAAGGACTGGCTTAGTTCCCACATTCAAGCATGAAGTCTGAATTGCTTACTTCAAACTTTCAACTGCGGTGGCTTAAGCCCTCTGAAAACATGCAAGCATCAGTAACATTTCCTTGGCTACCCTGACTAGAATGGTCCTGGCATCTACTTTCCCTGTTTTAGCAACTGAGCCAACTGAGTGCAAGTGGGAAGGCCACTGGAAACATCATAAAATGGCAGGAGAGACTGGACTACTACACCATCACTTAGAACCAAACTAATTGCCTGATTTGGGCTCAGGAAATACTTGTCTCCTCTCCTAGGGGTTCTGTGCAGAATGGATCACTTGGGTAGGAGTAAAATTGTCAGATCTAAGATACTGCATGGACCTTGGAGACCTATGGCACTACATCTGTCTTCATGTTTGTGCCACAAATCATCTCAGTCCCTTCAGTGTAACCAAAGGTATGGAATCCAGTGCAGGGAAAGATTCCCAGACTGTGACGATCGGCAGCAAAGTGGATATGGAAATCTGTCTGTAGAGCTCAATGTGCCCATGTTTTCTGGGGAGTGGAACAGAACTGCTGTTGCTGACACTCATATAGGACTACTGAACTTAGGGCACTCTACTGCAAGGGTATCTAAACAAAATGCAATGATCAGTGACACACAGGAGACTCAACAACACCAGGGGACACTGGCCTTAGGCTCAAGTGGTTCCCTACGAGCCATGATCTTACCTCCCAGCATGGAGACAGcaagggacaggcagggaggtGCTTTTACAGAAAGAGCCCTGGCATGTTACCTTTCAGTTTATCTCCAAGAAGTGAGTCATAAGTAGATTTAGGAACTTTTTTACTGGCTTGCTTCTGTTTGGAGCTCTCATTTGGGGTTGCTGCTGCCAGGAATTTTTGTCTGAtagcttctttctttttctcttccttctccagaAAACTGAAGGGCCGCTGTGTTGAAAGTAGCAgctcctttcttttctgtgttgctGCTTGCCTGCGAATCTCATTCTGCTCCATTATTTCCTGATAAAGGGGCAGAAACACATGGGCAGGTACAGGCTGTGCCCGGAATTGTTTCTGACATTCAGCTTCATCCTGGCTTTGCcttttgtctctgtgtgtgtctagTTCAAGGAACATGTATGACTTCATCAACTCGGACTTTTTGCGAGCTTCCCGCAGGGTCATTTTGAAAGGCTGAGGGATGGTGATGGAAGGAATCCAGGGAGATGAAGCACTTTTTGGCCTCAAGCGGGACTTAGGAAACAAGTGAGGCTTTTGCTGATCCCAGGTACTGTCTGAGGTGAGGTCGGTCAAAGAACTGGACTGCCTTATGTTACCAGATGTGTGACTAAGACAAACACATTATGAAGGGGAAATTAGTGACATTATTAAAAAACAGAGTTAAAAGAAGGGAGACACTGATTAAGAGAAAGACACCGCAGGCTGAGCTGGTTGTTGAAAGACAGGCCTAGGGTTTGTCATTCTCAGGCTCTATATTTTGCTTTGCTACCGAAGTTTGTGAGCAGagctttgcttgttttgttttccatgtaTAAAATGGAAGTTAGGCCCACTTAGCTTTATCATGCAATTTATTATGCTGAGAGCACTCTATTGCCAGAAAGGCCACAAGCAAACCATAAAGCTCCAGCTTTAGGGTTATCTTGCCAATAGCTACTCAACAGACAAATGCAGGAGAGGCAATCAGGCACACAGATGCACAAATCCCAACAAACAGTACCAAACACTAGCATTCCTGGGATGATGATGGGAATGTCATTACAAGAAACTGCTTTAGTGTGATGTTTGAGAGGTTCAGCTAGAAACTTTGTACCTGAGAAGATGACCATATTATTGGTAATAAGAAAACCCATCTGAGACTATCCTGGGTCTCATTAAAATGGCAAACTTCTCATAGGATGTCTGAGGGTGATTGTGAAAGTGAGTGAAACTTAGGTTTTAGGGAAGGAATAAATGCAGGCAAAAGGAAGGATCAAGGTAAGTCAGAATGGACCAAGAacagcaaaggggaaaaaagtggaGGGAGACAGAAGGTGCAGATCATGTGTGAACAGACTCCTGGTCAATACACTTGCTGGTAATTGCTGCAGTCTCTTCTTCTTCATAAACTATTTCCTTTGTAAGAGTGCACGTGTGACCTGCTAGTGAATGCAAAGCTAGATTAACCACAAGGAAAGTCATCTGAGAGCTCGACCTTGGAAAGCCCACAGCTCTGAAGACTGGATACTGGATAAGAATGTGTGTCATCTGCTGGCACATTGTAAGCATGATTAGCTGATGAGTGAGGCGGGGGTTTGTGCTGTTCGTGTTTTAGGTGAAAGCTGCTTACGTGGGCACCTACTGACCCATCCTCCCTGCTGTGACTACACCTGTGGCCAGTGTTCTGGCACTATACACCCGCATTTTGGGACATCATGCTCCGCCTCCTCCCTGGCCAGAGGGAGAGGGAATCCTGCACCCCATCCTGCCATCCGTACCAGGTATCGTCCTACCTGAGAGCCTCCCTCAGCTTCTCACGCAGAACTTCCGCCTCCCTCCTGAAACCCTCCAGCTCCTCATCTTCTTCGAACACGCCGAGGTCACCCCATAACTCTGCCTGGCACGGTACGCCCGGTTCTAACGGAGACCGCCGGCCCCCCATCCCGATAGgatgctcccagctccttgccCGGCGGCGGGAAACGCAGGAGTCGGCGCGTTACAGCCTGAGGGGACGTCGCGTAACCTGGAAAAAACGAAAGGAATTGGGAAGTGCGGGATCCGGGGCTGCGACCCCGCCTCCCCGCCCGGGAGCGCCGCGGCTGAGCCCCCTCTCGTCCGCGGGCCGCCGCCTcagcccgccccggcccgcacCAATCAGCGCGGCCAGCGGCGCTCGGGCCCGCCCACTCTGCCGCAGGCAGCCAATCAGACGCGAGACCGGCGGCGCGCACAGCCGTTGTCATGGCTCCGCTCGCCACTTCCGTCGCCGTCAGTTCCGCGGCGATGGCGGCGCTGCGCGGGCGGGCGCTGCTGGCCCCGCTCGGAGCGCGGCTCAGCGCCGGGCcccgcgctccgctccgctctGCCGCCTCCAACCCGCCGCTCTACGATGTGGTGGTGTCGGGCGGGGGCATGGTCGGGAGCGCCATGGCCGCCGTGCTGGGTAAGGCTGTGACCCACTCTCCCGCAGGGTGAGGTAACCGTGTATAGGATCTCAGTGTCCGGGGCCTGCTGAGGGATCCTTGATCCTGCTCTAAAGTTCACCTGAGGCTGTTTGGTGAGCCGGTCAGTGATGAGCCAAGCCatatctctgtgtgtgcacagtgtTAATGGGGCCGTTAACAGGAGTTTTATAGACTGTAGTGTTTCTGTCAAGTATGCTCATCCTTAAATAGCTGATGGATAATGTCACCCTTAGCTAAAATGCTTTTCTgattatagaatcacagaatgggttggaagggaccttaaatatcaCCTAGTTCCAACTCCCTActgtgtgcagggacaccttccatagaccaggttactccgagccacatccagcctggcctcaaacacctccagggtTGGGACATTTACAGCTTCTCTGACAtttacagcttctctgagcaacctgttcctgtgtctcgccatcctcacagcaaagaacttctcctaatatctaatttaaGTCTACTCTCTTTCACTTTGAATccatttccccttgttctgtcactacatGATCTTGTAAAAGTCCCTTTTTGTCTTTCTtgtgggctcccttcaggtactgtaAGGCCACAATTCAGTCACCCCATAGccatctcttttccaggctgaataaACCCAATTTTCCCAGTCTTTCCttgtaggagaggtgctccattgCTCTAATCATTATTATCTGATCCCAAGTTTCATTCTCTAACCCAGTATTTTAAACACTGGAATACCAAGTTAAAATGGATTTCTGCTTGCTTTGTGTCATTAGAGATCCTGAGAGTAGTGGGTGCTCCTTTATTTACAACATGGATTCAGAAGGGTGCAGTAGTGacagaaacctgaaaaaaatagtGCCCAGAAGATCAAAGATGCTGAGCAATAATAAGTGCTTTGCAAGTGTAAGGGCTTACCTTGCAAGCTTAAGTTCTGCTTGTATTGTTAAACAAGGGCCCAGTGGATTTGAGATGGCATAAGGATGTCCTCCAGGGGTGGTACCTAAGGCTGACAAGCAGGTTTGGGACCTCTCAGGAGATGAGGTTATTACTGTGCATAATCTAGAGATTATGCCTAGGACACTGCTGTCTCTAGGGCTGCTGTAGTAGTAAACTCTAGATGATGAAGGACACCACTTCTGTCCTCCGTGCCTTCTGCATCTGTCGTGGTTGGGATGCTGCAGGTGTggccagctcagctgcagggttttttccactttacttgagtcttctttttcttttcagttctcTTTATGTGGAAGTTTAAAGTCTAAACTGCCTGTGCTATTCCATTGTCATAATGAGAGGACAGGgaaaatattaatgtaattGCTACATATCAcagaagttttattttgatCTCTTCTTCTATAAGGAGAATTTATGTTTAAGCTCTGGAAAACGTGTTCTGGAGTAAACATGGAGTAAATATTGCAGATTTCACTTGATAATACTCCAgtaataaattttcatttaaaaatgacaCAAATTTGTACAAAAATGTAAGCTTTATGTAGAAGGGAAATATGTAATCCTTGCTTTAGCTGCAAAAGAGTTGTCCATCTCAGTAACAGGACTGTAGTCATAAAGCTTTAACATACAAAAGTTTACCTGCCTGGTCAAAATCTGTACTGTCTACGTAGTTCTTTATTAAGTGTTGCATCTACTGTGTCTTATTACAAAAACtcaggtgttttgtttttgagaTTTTTGGCAGGAGCATTGTAACAAAACATGTATTTGCTTATTTTAGGGCATGACATCCACTTCCATGATAAAAAGATTGCTTTGCTGGAGGCTGGTCCTAGGAAAGAATATGATCACATGCCAGACAGTTACAGCAACAGGGTCAGTTCCATCTCCCCAGGATCAGCAACCCTCCTAAGCAGTAAGTATGATTTtgttgtttgcatttttaacatttatatTTGAGCTGGTTTTGTTGAAACAAAAACCCTTTTGACTATGTGTTGCCTTCAACCTAACATCATTAGCATTATTTGCCTTTGTCTCTACATGCTGAGTTGTGGTTTTTAAATCCAAATTCTCTTGATAACAAGGATCTGTGTTCTGGTATCTTGGTCTGATTTGTTATCATATAAATATTTGTGACTTTAGGCAGTGAAAGGTTGTAAGGTGCTCTCTACAGCACCTGGAATGTTCTGTTCACATAAGAAGCTTAATGCTTTGTAGTCTGGTAACTCAGTCCTCAATTAATGAGGATTAATTGTCATTTCAAAGAGATATTTGAGCCTTGATTCCTTTTGGAGAAAGAAATGTTCTTTACAATAATGGCTGTGCATTTCTACATCTGTTTTATTACCTAGTGATGGAACAGTGAGAGCTGTCTGTTAGGTCAGAGGCTCATGGAGAGCTCTTGTTTCTTTCCTGCTGGCTTGTGTTAACAGTAAAACAATGTGATTCTGGAGCTGTGATAGCACCGAGGCAGACCTGGCACTGTCTAGCCAAGCCTGAGCATAGTCAGGGAAGAGTGGAGGAGACTGTGGAGTGAGCTTCAGTTTAGTTTTGGTTTCAGTGTGCCATGTGAACCTGTATCTCTGTgtatttctgtcctttttctgtttcaggTTGTGGTGCCTGGGATCATGTCTGCAGCCTGAGACTCAAGCCCTTCCGGCGAATGCAGGTGCCTTAGGGCTGCAGATACACCTTGTGTCTGTCTACTCTGAATTCTCAAAAGTACTTGCATCAATGACACAAAGGTTTTTATTTCTATGGTAAAGGGCAGGTCATACTTATGTtcatttctgtctcttttctgtGGGTAGCAGTCTGCTCAGAAATACCTGTCCTCAGGGCCTTGATGTTACAGGCTGAAAAGTGGATTCCTAGTGGCAGCTGTAGATAGCGAGCCTTGGGTATTAGCCAGGAAATAAAGGTAAAGGGTGTATTggtttggctgggatagagtttcTTCTCTTAATGGTGGCTTGTATGGGACGGTGTTTCAGATTTGTGTTGAAAACTGTTGATAACACAGTTTTAGGGATGTTTTAgctgttgctgagcagcacttACACAGTGCCAAGGCTTTCTCACACTGTCTTGCCAGTGAGCAGGCTGGGagtgcacaagaagctgggagggtACACAGGCTGGACATATGACCCTGGCTGATAATCCATACATACCATATGGTGtcatgctcagcaataaaagctgaggaaaagaagaaagaaagatggGAAGTTTGGAgggatggtgtttgtcttcccaagtaactATTATGCTTGATGggtccctgctctcctggagatggctaaACACCTGCTTGTccttgggaagcagtgaattaattccttggaTTGCTTTGCTTGAACATGTGGCTTTGGCTTTTCCTATTAAACTGCATTTACCTCAAGCTATGAGTTTTGTACTTTCATCCTTTCAGTTTTCTTCCCCATCTCAGTGCAGGGGAGAAAggaagcagctgtgtggggctgagctgcctgctggggtTAACCTACAGCAAGGCTGTAGCATAGCTTCCTATGTCAATTATGTAACAGAAAAGTAGGGATGAAAAACTTGACTTGGAATTACTTTTTGAGCTTAAGCTAAATCATTTAATGAAATTAGTTATGTGGTGCACTTTAGTAGCTGGGAATCAACAGTAATCCAGGATGTTTCGTCTAGTTCTATATTTCTAGATTACCATGTCTTTTTGCTGTTAAGTCCCTGAAATGGACTTCTTTATCACATAGCTTCAtgtaatgtattttttcttcgTAGGTGTGGGATGCTTGTTCAGAAGCCATGATCGTTTTTGAGAAAGATGACTTAGATGACATGGGTTACATAGTGGAGAATGATGTCATTATGTCTGCTCTCACAAAACAGTTAGATGCAGTAGCAGGTAGAGAACAACTTctcaaatgttttatttcctgcagATAGCTTTCAGTTACTTGCCTTCTATTGTGTGCTAAGTATTGAGAGGGAGAAATTTGTCTAACAAGTCATTCTTGAGAAATGGGCACCTTCTGGAattgggaaggagggagaaattTGACTTCCAAAGGCTACAGAACAGGAAAGCACTTGGATATGTAGTTCTCCAGAATACTTCAAAATTGGacttaattaaaaaatctgTACCTCCTTGTCCAGAGCAGGCCttacagtgacaagggattgtccatatctggttttttggggtgcctTGAGAATTGTAGAGTGAACTCCTAGGGTGCTGTTAAGACACCTGCATGGCCTTGGCTGTTGTAGCGAcgtttccttttccttgtccATGTTGTACTGTGACCATGGTACTCTGTGTTCCCATCAGACCGGGTGGAGGTCTTCTACAGGAGCAAAGCAGTTGGGTACACCTGGCCCCTTCCTTCCCATGGCTGTGACACAAGCCCTTGGGTCCAAGTTGAGTTAGCTGATGGACGCAGACTTCAGACCAAGCTGCTGGTAACTAACCTCTTTATTTCTGTTGATAAGGCATCATCTCTAACCCAAGTCCTTTCCACTGGTTTGGTTCCAATTCCATGTGTGCCACTCCACCCATGTGGAGTGCTAGAGTGACATGAGTGGCTAGCCCTGTCTATGAGGGTGTGGGACACTGGGCATGGCCttctttctgcctgctgcaagGAGATGCTGCTGAATTTGAGAAGAGCAGAAGGGGCcacctcttctggttttggggggattttttttttttctgaataagcAGACAATAAACAGATGCAGTCTGAGGTTTTTAGAGTGAAATACTAGCTCCTAATGTTTCTAGGAGCTGCTGAAGAAGTTGCTGTGCATCTCTTTGTTTTACAGATTGGTGCAGATGGTCATAATTCTATGGTCCGGAAGGAAGCTGAAATTAAGAACATTGAACATCAGTATGACCAGTCAGCTGTGGTGGCAACTCTCCATTTATCTGAGGTAAAATTCTGCTAAACTAACTCTTCCATAAGCAGTAGAACCTAAGAGGGTGATCTGGCTTGCTGCCCACTTGCTTCTTTCCACTATAGGCCACAGACAACAATGTAGCATGGCAGCGGTTCCTTCCCACAGGGCCAATTGCGCTTCTTCCGGTAAGGcgttagtatttttttaaatgtttttaaaaatttttgtagTCTAGTAACTTTATTTGTGTCTATGCCTTTCTGTGTTGGTTCTGTCTCTTAAGAATTTGCACATCTGCCCTTCACTTTTCATTTATTGCATTTTCCCCTCCTGCCGTTTTATTCTATCCTTGGCGTTTCCCACTTGTAACAAGTTGGGCAGGAACTGTAATTTTCAGAGGGACTGACAGTGTGAGGCAGGGCAGTGGAGAAGTCTTTGCactgaatgtttatttttgtttctttttctcttaatatTTACCCTTTACATTCTCTTAAACTAGCTGTCTgacactgccagctctctggtCTGGTCTACATCTCATGACCATGCATCGGAACTTCTTGCCATGGATGAGGAAAGCTTTGTGGATAGCATCAACTCTGCCTTTGTGAGTATCAGCCTCATGGCAGGGAAGAGGCTTTAAGAAATAGAACAGAATTCTGTAGCTAAACAACAGTAATGGGAGAGGTGCATTCTGAAGTTCCTTcctctggcaagaatgatatTAAAGAGGCACTTAGCAAAGAAAAGATGACCCCTTGGGACTGAATTAGGTTAGTTTTGAAAGTCACAGAAGTTAACTTAAATTTCCAAAAGGTAGGAAGAGTAGGCTCATCCTAGTTGGAAATTTGTATGTCCTAAAATGGTGAAGTTAGTTTTTTCTACTGTATAGTTTTGTCCAAGTGGTTAAAATTTAGTATTGgaactcagatttttttttcagctgggtTCTTTTATGGGTCTAGTTTGGGTCAGCTTCCAAAGATTTGTTTGTCTGTTTCAGTGGAGCAACGTAAACCACTCTGACTTCATTGACACTGCTGGGGCCATGTTTCGTTCTGCCATTTCGCTGCTGAAGCCCTCAGGGACTGCAGTCCGTCAGCTGCCCCCAAGTGTTGCTGAGGTggatgcagagagcagagccatgTTCCCCCTGGGACTGGGCCATGCCACAGAGTACGTCCGGCCCCGCGTGGCTCTCATCGGGTAAGGTGCTCAGTGCCGCCCTTGGGTGGGCGGGTGGCACGTGGTTAGAAATGACCTGAGGACAGCAGGCTCCCGCCAACAAATAGATGTTAGAAATGATACATTGTTCCAGTCCGACTTTACCCAGATCCGGTTTGTTCTGTGTGCCCTCCTGTCCTTTTGTATGAGTAGCTTTCTGTCCATTATCTCTGCTGTCTGTGTAAATTGAAAGATAATTATTTCCCTTTCCTGGTTTGTACAGTCTAGTGAAACAATCCAGTATCTCATGCTGGATCTGTACTTCCCCTTACATTATACCAGCCATTCTGAGCACCACTTTGAGT is part of the Molothrus aeneus isolate 106 chromosome 6, BPBGC_Maene_1.0, whole genome shotgun sequence genome and harbors:
- the FAM161B gene encoding protein FAM161B, with amino-acid sequence MGGRRSPLEPGVPCQAELWGDLGVFEEDEELEGFRREAEVLREKLREALSHTSGNIRQSSSLTDLTSDSTWDQQKPHLFPKSRLRPKSASSPWIPSITIPQPFKMTLREARKKSELMKSYMFLELDTHRDKRQSQDEAECQKQFRAQPVPAHVFLPLYQEIMEQNEIRRQAATQKRKELLLSTQRPFSFLEKEEKKKEAIRQKFLAAATPNESSKQKQASKKVPKSTYDSLLGDKLKEAELYREIRIQMRAKDLLESSVAPIDTSNCRREPQSRTATRTKQEKLGFLQDTSFSFKPQINPAIPDFEELYWAFQRKTVRRQEIKEPTRNKPFKLRTSNLHARQRQANEKIKDSQKLSKVSVQKSHSLPGLSSLSSNTLPVHITDATRKRESAIRYAQDNKKEGDKEGIYWLEKQKMKCQAMQKSVNSRAKALDPHKSLEETQKEKLKQNRQNMQDRTKEYRKELEEMKLRVKNRPFLFEQVTKHDARQGAERRYRHTLQQVGLSEEFVRKKGKDATDLLEEDSDVHRLPEPRGEKDDCTEQEGVPQEELSTKGVAT
- the COQ6 gene encoding ubiquinone biosynthesis monooxygenase COQ6, mitochondrial isoform X1, yielding MAALRGRALLAPLGARLSAGPRAPLRSAASNPPLYDVVVSGGGMVGSAMAAVLGHDIHFHDKKIALLEAGPRKEYDHMPDSYSNRVSSISPGSATLLSSCGAWDHVCSLRLKPFRRMQVWDACSEAMIVFEKDDLDDMGYIVENDVIMSALTKQLDAVADRVEVFYRSKAVGYTWPLPSHGCDTSPWVQVELADGRRLQTKLLIGADGHNSMVRKEAEIKNIEHQYDQSAVVATLHLSEATDNNVAWQRFLPTGPIALLPLSDTASSLVWSTSHDHASELLAMDEESFVDSINSAFWSNVNHSDFIDTAGAMFRSAISLLKPSGTAVRQLPPSVAEVDAESRAMFPLGLGHATEYVRPRVALIGDAAHRVHPLAGQGVNLGFGDIACLAHHLSAAAFNGSDLGSLKHLLKFETERQRHNVSLLAATDVLKRLYSTTLAPLVLLRTWGLQATNALPPVKEQIMAFASK
- the COQ6 gene encoding ubiquinone biosynthesis monooxygenase COQ6, mitochondrial isoform X2, whose translation is MAALRGRALLAPLGARLSAGPRAPLRSAASNPPLYDVVVSGGGMVGSAMAAVLGHDIHFHDKKIALLEAGPRKEYDHMPDSYSNRVSSISPGSATLLSSCGAWDHVCSLRLKPFRRMQVWDACSEAMIVFEKDDLDDMGYIVENDVIMSALTKQLDAVADRVEVFYRSKAVGYTWPLPSHGCDTSPWVQVELADGRRLQTKLLIGADGHNSMVRKEAEIKNIEHQYDQSAVVATLHLSEATDNNVAWQRFLPTGPIALLPLSDTASSLVWSTSHDHASELLAMDEESFVDSINSAFWSNVNHSDFIDTAGAMFRSAISLLKPSGTAVRQLPPSVAEVDAESRAMFPLGLGHATEDAAHRVHPLAGQGVNLGFGDIACLAHHLSAAAFNGSDLGSLKHLLKFETERQRHNVSLLAATDVLKRLYSTTLAPLVLLRTWGLQATNALPPVKEQIMAFASK